One region of Deltaproteobacteria bacterium genomic DNA includes:
- the gdhA gene encoding NADP-specific glutamate dehydrogenase produces the protein MSTHLDAFMERLVAKNPAQPEFHQAVKEVVESVETLIETTPAYRSANILERLVEPERVIMFRVPWVDDKGEVHVNRGYRIEMNSAIGPYKGGLRFHPSVDLGVLKFLAFEQVFKNSLTTLPMGGGKGGADFDPKGKSDHEIMRFCQSFMNELYRHIDPDIDVPAGDIGVGGREIGFLFGQYKRLTRKFDGALTGKGVEWGGSLLRPEATGFGVAYFVQEMLAMRDDSLEGKSVAVSGFGNVAWGAVQKVTQLGGKVVTLSGPDGYVHDPEGVTGEKIDYMKVMRLGIKDEVKPYADKFGATFVPGKRPWEVPVDIALPCAIQNELNGKDAKTLVDNGCFCVVEGANMPTEPEGVDVFQAAEILFAPGKAANAGGVGVSGLEMSQNAMHLSWGADEVDGRLHQIMSAIHSACVEHGRDRDYIDYVRGANIAGFIKIANAMIDQGVV, from the coding sequence ATGTCCACCCACCTCGATGCCTTCATGGAGCGTCTCGTCGCCAAGAACCCCGCACAGCCCGAGTTCCATCAGGCCGTGAAGGAAGTGGTCGAGTCCGTCGAGACCCTCATCGAGACGACCCCGGCCTACCGCAGCGCCAACATCCTGGAGCGCCTGGTGGAGCCCGAGCGGGTCATCATGTTCCGGGTCCCCTGGGTCGACGACAAGGGCGAGGTCCACGTCAACCGCGGCTACCGGATCGAGATGAACAGCGCCATCGGCCCCTACAAGGGCGGCCTGCGCTTCCACCCCAGCGTCGACCTCGGCGTGCTGAAGTTCCTCGCCTTCGAGCAGGTCTTCAAGAACTCCCTGACCACCCTGCCCATGGGCGGCGGCAAGGGCGGGGCCGACTTCGACCCCAAGGGCAAGAGCGACCACGAGATCATGCGCTTCTGCCAGTCCTTCATGAACGAGCTCTACCGGCACATCGACCCGGACATCGACGTGCCCGCCGGTGACATCGGCGTCGGCGGCCGCGAGATCGGCTTCCTCTTCGGGCAGTACAAGCGGCTGACCCGCAAGTTCGACGGCGCGCTCACGGGCAAGGGCGTCGAGTGGGGCGGCTCCCTCCTGCGGCCGGAGGCGACCGGCTTCGGCGTCGCCTACTTCGTCCAGGAGATGCTCGCCATGCGCGACGACTCCCTCGAGGGCAAGTCCGTCGCCGTCTCCGGCTTCGGCAACGTCGCCTGGGGTGCGGTGCAGAAGGTCACCCAGCTCGGCGGCAAGGTCGTCACTCTCTCGGGCCCCGACGGCTACGTCCACGATCCCGAGGGCGTGACCGGCGAGAAGATCGACTACATGAAGGTGATGCGCCTGGGCATCAAGGACGAGGTGAAGCCCTACGCCGACAAGTTCGGCGCGACCTTCGTCCCCGGGAAGCGCCCCTGGGAGGTGCCGGTCGACATCGCCCTGCCCTGCGCGATCCAGAACGAGCTCAACGGCAAGGACGCCAAGACCCTCGTGGACAACGGCTGCTTCTGCGTCGTCGAGGGCGCGAACATGCCCACCGAGCCGGAGGGCGTGGACGTCTTCCAGGCCGCCGAGATCCTCTTCGCCCCGGGCAAGGCCGCCAACGCCGGCGGCGTCGGCGTCTCCGGGCTGGAGATGAGCCAGAACGCGATGCACCTCTCCTGGGGCGCCGACGAGGTCGACGGGCGGCTGCACCAGATCATGTCCGCGATCCACAGCGCCTGCGTGGAGCACGGCCGCGACCGCGACTACATCGACTACGTCCGCGGCGCGAACATCGCGGGCTTCATCAAGATCGCCAACGCGATGATCGACCAGGGCGTCGTCTAG
- a CDS encoding pyridoxal-phosphate dependent enzyme produces MELGLCGVLGDETLHEGIEVGGHRSDPLLGRTGAGLGQRQRGVGVSPGAGTVVSERQATLSHVGDLAGTPWQPPRCGFLEQPSPLLRLPAGAVREAGEAAISVKRDDLLPGLHGGTKVRKLDLLLASPPFDTAAGWVSMGAIGSGHVLGLAEAARERGVPLTAYLFDEPYGPHVEENLAALASCGKRLGAALRLVFVGSRAGLLLRPPWPLLRRTIGGAAVVPPGATLPRAMVGTVLGGLELARQIDAGELEPPDRIYLPVGTGGTAVGIALGLGLGGRPIPVHAVAVVEHLLLPARRLRALEGLLRRELAALGTPGLEGLEAAPLVLRRGYLGRGYGHVTPEGLAACAALADPGARLALEPIYTGKAAAALLEDARAGATRRPLLWNTHRGVLPAPEPGWREHLPPALRGHLAHPGRGRRRFLVTAGVGAAGLLGAGRLACTGRRPGFGDGSLTAREATIFAAAVQALLPPAPIEELVDRIVAAADAYVATFPQGRRLEVHGMLFAVEQAPLLEGHLSRFSELPLPEASAYLAALRARPDLLGDAGRGLRDLCLLATYTRPEIWEAIGYTGPWEQRPLDAPPPLEARRGPYADYADLRASEGESPEGWS; encoded by the coding sequence ATGGAACTCGGGCTGTGCGGGGTTCTTGGCGACGAGACGCTCCATGAAGGCATCGAGGTGGGTGGACATCGGTCGGATCCTCTGTTGGGCAGGACGGGCGCGGGTCTTGGCCAGCGCCAGCGGGGGGTGGGAGTGAGTCCAGGTGCGGGTACCGTCGTCTCCGAGAGACAGGCTACACTCTCGCATGTGGGCGACCTGGCCGGAACACCGTGGCAGCCACCGCGGTGTGGATTCCTGGAGCAGCCCAGCCCCCTGCTCCGGCTGCCCGCCGGAGCCGTGAGGGAGGCGGGGGAGGCCGCGATCTCGGTGAAGCGGGACGACCTCCTGCCGGGCCTCCACGGGGGCACCAAGGTGCGGAAGCTGGACCTGCTCCTGGCCTCGCCGCCCTTCGACACCGCGGCGGGCTGGGTCTCGATGGGCGCCATCGGTTCGGGCCACGTCCTGGGGCTCGCCGAGGCCGCCCGGGAGCGGGGCGTCCCGCTCACCGCCTACCTCTTCGACGAACCCTACGGCCCGCACGTGGAGGAGAACCTGGCGGCGCTGGCCTCCTGCGGGAAGCGGCTCGGAGCCGCCCTGCGCCTGGTCTTCGTCGGCAGCCGCGCCGGCCTCCTCCTGCGGCCCCCCTGGCCCCTGCTCCGCCGGACGATCGGCGGGGCCGCGGTGGTGCCGCCGGGGGCGACCCTGCCCCGGGCCATGGTGGGCACCGTCCTGGGCGGGCTGGAGCTGGCCCGGCAGATCGACGCCGGAGAGCTCGAGCCCCCCGACCGGATCTACCTGCCGGTCGGGACCGGCGGGACCGCCGTCGGAATCGCCCTCGGCCTGGGGCTGGGGGGCCGGCCGATCCCCGTGCACGCGGTGGCGGTGGTGGAGCACCTCCTGCTCCCGGCCCGACGCCTGCGCGCGCTCGAGGGGCTGCTCCGGCGGGAGCTGGCGGCCCTGGGGACCCCCGGCCTGGAGGGCCTGGAGGCCGCGCCCCTCGTCCTGCGTCGGGGGTACCTCGGGCGGGGCTACGGTCACGTCACGCCCGAGGGGCTGGCCGCCTGCGCCGCGCTCGCGGATCCCGGGGCCCGGTTGGCCCTGGAGCCGATCTACACCGGGAAGGCCGCCGCTGCGCTCCTGGAAGACGCCCGGGCGGGCGCCACCCGGCGGCCCCTGCTCTGGAACACCCACCGCGGCGTGCTGCCGGCGCCCGAGCCCGGCTGGCGCGAGCACCTCCCGCCGGCGCTGCGCGGGCACCTCGCGCACCCCGGCCGGGGCCGTCGCCGCTTCCTCGTCACGGCGGGCGTCGGCGCCGCTGGGCTCCTCGGCGCCGGGCGGCTGGCCTGCACCGGGCGCCGTCCGGGCTTCGGCGACGGGAGCCTCACGGCCCGGGAGGCCACCATCTTCGCGGCCGCGGTGCAGGCCCTCCTGCCCCCGGCCCCGATCGAAGAGCTGGTCGATCGGATCGTCGCGGCGGCCGACGCCTACGTCGCCACCTTCCCGCAGGGCCGCCGCCTGGAGGTGCACGGGATGCTCTTCGCGGTGGAGCAGGCCCCCCTCCTGGAGGGACACCTCTCGCGCTTCTCCGAGCTGCCGCTGCCGGAGGCGTCGGCCTACCTCGCCGCCCTGCGGGCCAGGCCGGACCTCCTGGGGGACGCCGGGCGCGGGCTGCGCGATCTCTGCCTCCTGGCCACCTACACCCGGCCCGAGATCTGGGAGGCCATCGGCTACACCGGACCCTGGGAGCAGCGCCCGCTCGACGCGCCGCCCCCCCTGGAGGCCCGGCGAGGCCCCTACGCGGACTACGCCGACCTGCGCGCCTCCGAGGGGGAGAGCCCGGAGGGGTGGTCGTGA